Proteins encoded in a region of the Panthera tigris isolate Pti1 chromosome B2, P.tigris_Pti1_mat1.1, whole genome shotgun sequence genome:
- the LOC102956041 gene encoding HLA class II histocompatibility antigen, DM alpha chain isoform X1, which translates to MDHEQRQGAALLRFLHLLWLLPHSWTAPEAPTPVWQDELQNHTFLHTMYCQDWSPNIGLSETYDGDQLFSFDFSQNTRVPRLPEFADWAQKLGDTSAILFDKAFCQAMIREIGPKLEGKIPVSRGLPVVEVFTLKPLEFGKPNTLVCFVSNLFPPTLTVNWQHHLDPVEGVRPTFVSAVDGLSFQAFSYLNFTPVPSDLYSCMVTHEIDSYTAIAFWVPHNALPSDLLENVLCGVAFGLGVLGIIVGLVLIIYFRKPCSGD; encoded by the exons ATGGATCATGAGCAGAGGCAGGGAGCTGCACTGCTAAGGTTTTTACACCTCCTGTGGCTGCTGCCCCACTCCTGGACCGCCCCTGAAG CTCCTACCCCAGTGTGGCAGGATGAACTGCAAAACCACACGTTCCTGCATACGATGTACTGCCAGGACTGGAGTCCCAACATTGGACTCTCTGAAACTTATGATGGAGACCAGCTTTTCTCCTTCGACTTTTCCCAGAATACCCGAGTGCCTCGCCTACCTGAATTTGCTGACTGGGCTCAGAAGCTTGGAGATACTTCTGCCATTTTATTTGACAAAGCATTCTGCCAGGCTATGATCCGGGAAATAGGGCCAAAACTTGAAGGGAAAATCCCTGTGTCTAGAG GGTTACCTGTTGTTGAGGTGTTCACGCTGAAGCCCCTGGAGTTTGGAAAGCCCAACACGCTGGTCTGTTTTGTCAGTAATCTCTTCCCACCCACGTTGACGGTGAACTGGCAGCATCATTTGGACCCTGTGGAAGGAGTCAGGCCCACTTTTGTGTCAGCTGTGGATGGACTCAGCTTCCAGGCCTTTTCTTACTTAAACTTCACACCAGTACCCTCTGACCTTTACTCCTGCATGGTAACTCATGAGATTGACAGCTACACCGCAATTGCCTTTTGGG TGCCCCATAATGCGCTGCCCTCTGATCTTCTGGAGAATGTGCTGTGTGGTGTGGCCTTTGGCCTGGGTGTGCTGGGCATCATTGTTGGCTTAGTCCTCATC
- the LOC102956041 gene encoding HLA class II histocompatibility antigen, DM alpha chain isoform X2, with product MDHEQRQGAALLRFLHLLWLLPHSWTAPEAPTPVWQDELQNHTFLHTMYCQDWSPNIGLSETYDGDQLFSFDFSQNTRVPRLPEFADWAQKLGDTSAILFDKAFCQAMIREIGPKLEGKIPVSRGLPVVEVFTLKPLEFGKPNTLVCFVSNLFPPTLTVNWQHHLDPVEGVRPTFVSAVDGLSFQAFSYLNFTPVPSDLYSCMVTHEIDSYTAIAFWVPHNALPSDLLENVLCGVAFGLGVLGIIVGLVLIIYFRKPCSD from the exons ATGGATCATGAGCAGAGGCAGGGAGCTGCACTGCTAAGGTTTTTACACCTCCTGTGGCTGCTGCCCCACTCCTGGACCGCCCCTGAAG CTCCTACCCCAGTGTGGCAGGATGAACTGCAAAACCACACGTTCCTGCATACGATGTACTGCCAGGACTGGAGTCCCAACATTGGACTCTCTGAAACTTATGATGGAGACCAGCTTTTCTCCTTCGACTTTTCCCAGAATACCCGAGTGCCTCGCCTACCTGAATTTGCTGACTGGGCTCAGAAGCTTGGAGATACTTCTGCCATTTTATTTGACAAAGCATTCTGCCAGGCTATGATCCGGGAAATAGGGCCAAAACTTGAAGGGAAAATCCCTGTGTCTAGAG GGTTACCTGTTGTTGAGGTGTTCACGCTGAAGCCCCTGGAGTTTGGAAAGCCCAACACGCTGGTCTGTTTTGTCAGTAATCTCTTCCCACCCACGTTGACGGTGAACTGGCAGCATCATTTGGACCCTGTGGAAGGAGTCAGGCCCACTTTTGTGTCAGCTGTGGATGGACTCAGCTTCCAGGCCTTTTCTTACTTAAACTTCACACCAGTACCCTCTGACCTTTACTCCTGCATGGTAACTCATGAGATTGACAGCTACACCGCAATTGCCTTTTGGG TGCCCCATAATGCGCTGCCCTCTGATCTTCTGGAGAATGTGCTGTGTGGTGTGGCCTTTGGCCTGGGTGTGCTGGGCATCATTGTTGGCTTAGTCCTCATC